The following nucleotide sequence is from Nautilia sp. PV-1.
ATGGCAAATTATCTCGGTGTAAGCAAAGACTTTCTTTTAAAAAACAAAAACAGACTTTTCAAAAAAGGAATCCACTATTACGAACCATACGGAATAAAGAAAACGTTATGGAACGTTACCCAGATGGAAAAATGGATAACGGGTAAAGAGGAAAATCCTTTTAAAGAGATTTTAAATGAGCTATAATTGTATTACGATTGACACTTACCTCATAGGAGGTAAGAGATGATAGAAAATCCAAAAGTCAGTTTGTTTAATAGAAAAGGGAAATTATACGTTCAGTATTACATAAACGGCAGATGTGTTCAAAAATCACTCAAAAGGGAATACACCAAAGAAAATATTAAACTTGCTAAAAAATACGTTATCCCCGAAATCGAGAGGAAAATACTTTTAGGTGAGATTCAGAATAAGAAGGTTAAACCAAAAGAGTTTGAATATTACGCCACTATTTACTTAAGACAAAAAGAAAACTTAAAAAGCTACTATGAATACGAAAACATTGTGGTAAACCAACTTTTTCCGCTTTTTAAACACAAAAAGGTAAACGAAATCACCAAAGGTGAAATAAAAGAGTGGATAGATAAAAGACTTAACGAGGTAACGTCTAAAAGGTTAAGGAATATCCTTAATATATTAATCGCCGTTTTAGATATAGCCGTAGAGTATGAGCATATACAAATCAATCACGCTAAAAACATTAAACTGCCTTCACACGTTAAAGTAAGGGAAATGAAACCTTTTAACGAAGAAGAGGTTAAACTCTTAATAAACAATGCGGAAGGTCAGTTTAAGTGTTATTTGGCAATAGCTTTTTACACGGGAATGCGTCCCGGTGAGATTATAGCTCTAACCATAAGCGATATTAATCTTAAAGAGATGTATATAAACGTAAACAAAAGAATAAGAAAAGGCGAAATCGATACACCCAAAACAAAAAACTCTATAAGAAAAGTTCCTGTATTTCAAAACCTTAAACCTTACCTTGAAGAGCTGATTAAAAAAGCCAAAGAAAATAAAACTTTTAATCTTTTCACAACCAAAACGGGTAAAAGGTATTATTCATCGGATAAA
It contains:
- a CDS encoding site-specific integrase, with the translated sequence MIENPKVSLFNRKGKLYVQYYINGRCVQKSLKREYTKENIKLAKKYVIPEIERKILLGEIQNKKVKPKEFEYYATIYLRQKENLKSYYEYENIVVNQLFPLFKHKKVNEITKGEIKEWIDKRLNEVTSKRLRNILNILIAVLDIAVEYEHIQINHAKNIKLPSHVKVREMKPFNEEEVKLLINNAEGQFKCYLAIAFYTGMRPGEIIALTISDINLKEMYINVNKRIRKGEIDTPKTKNSIRKVPVFQNLKPYLEELIKKAKENKTFNLFTTKTGKRYYSSDKLHPQWYALLEKCNIEKRVMYNTRHTFATLAIKRGVPIFNVSQILEHRNTQETLETYAKFINNEHLQLDRNLELFTDNSTDSMSKKA